In Halarcobacter mediterraneus, the following proteins share a genomic window:
- a CDS encoding SulP family inorganic anion transporter: MLNIKDTLIGKSIKNDVLSGIVVAVALVPEAIAFSIIAGVSPLVGLYTAFILGLITALVGGKAGMISGATGAIAVVLVGLGIKVKESIPENLMLELTKNGELSTYILQYILAATILAGIFQVLIGLFRLGKLIRLVPQPAMYGFVNGLAIVIALAQFPLFKGESWIMYALVALTMIIVKFFPRISTAIPSGLVAIIVISAIVIGMDLDTKRVGDLADISGNLPSFSLPTLHIDLDAILMILPYSVLVALVGLIESLLTLSVLDEMGGKRGSGNQECIAQGTGNITCGFFGGMAGCAMIGQSIINFSNGGWGRLSGITAAILLISFVVALSSYIALIPVAVLVGIMFMVSIGTFEWESGNRIRYMPNSDKFVLIAVTVITIFADLAIAVITGIIISALVFAWKHSKVRSRTHRENEDTKVYEFDGPLFFGSTTSFFELFDIKHDPKNIILDFKDARVMDISGVEAIDNITKKYAKANKKLTIRHLSEDCKKILKDAGPFCTYEEDDPKYKVAINY; the protein is encoded by the coding sequence TTGTTAAATATAAAAGACACACTAATTGGTAAATCAATAAAAAATGATGTATTATCTGGAATAGTTGTTGCAGTTGCTTTAGTTCCTGAAGCTATTGCCTTCTCAATTATTGCTGGAGTTTCTCCACTAGTAGGATTATATACAGCTTTTATTTTAGGGTTAATTACTGCCTTAGTTGGTGGTAAAGCAGGAATGATATCTGGAGCAACTGGAGCAATTGCTGTTGTTTTAGTTGGTTTAGGAATAAAAGTAAAAGAATCTATCCCTGAAAATTTAATGTTAGAATTGACTAAAAATGGTGAATTATCTACATATATTCTACAATATATATTAGCAGCAACAATTCTTGCTGGAATTTTTCAAGTGTTAATAGGCTTATTTAGGCTTGGTAAATTAATTAGATTAGTACCACAACCTGCAATGTATGGTTTTGTAAATGGTCTTGCAATTGTAATTGCACTTGCTCAGTTTCCTCTTTTTAAAGGTGAAAGCTGGATTATGTATGCTCTTGTTGCTTTAACAATGATTATTGTTAAATTCTTTCCAAGAATTTCTACTGCTATTCCATCTGGACTTGTTGCTATTATTGTTATTTCAGCAATTGTTATTGGAATGGATTTAGATACAAAAAGAGTTGGAGATTTAGCCGATATTTCAGGAAACTTACCTTCTTTTTCTTTACCTACTTTACATATTGATTTAGATGCAATTTTAATGATTCTTCCTTATTCTGTTTTAGTGGCATTAGTTGGACTTATTGAATCACTTCTTACTTTATCTGTTTTAGATGAAATGGGTGGAAAAAGAGGAAGTGGGAATCAAGAATGTATTGCCCAAGGAACTGGAAATATAACTTGTGGTTTTTTTGGAGGAATGGCGGGTTGTGCAATGATTGGACAATCAATTATTAATTTTTCCAATGGTGGATGGGGAAGATTATCTGGAATCACAGCCGCTATTTTGCTTATATCTTTTGTAGTTGCTTTAAGTTCTTATATTGCATTAATTCCTGTTGCTGTGCTAGTGGGAATTATGTTTATGGTTTCTATTGGTACTTTCGAATGGGAAAGCGGTAATAGAATTAGATATATGCCAAACTCAGATAAATTTGTTTTAATTGCTGTTACTGTTATTACTATTTTTGCTGATTTGGCAATTGCTGTTATTACAGGTATTATTATCTCTGCTTTAGTATTTGCCTGGAAACATTCAAAAGTAAGATCAAGAACTCATAGAGAAAATGAAGATACAAAAGTATATGAATTTGATGGTCCATTATTTTTTGGTTCAACAACTTCATTTTTTGAACTATTTGATATAAAACATGATCCTAAAAATATTATTTTAGATTTTAAAGATGCCAGAGTAATGGATATATCTGGTGTTGAAGCTATTGATAATATTACAAAAAAATATGCAAAAGCAAATAAAAAACTTACAATAAGACATTTAAGTGAAGATTGCAAAAAAATATTAAAAGATGCTGGTCCATTTTGTACATATGAAGAAGATGACCCAAAATATAAAGTAGCAATAAACTACTAA
- a CDS encoding GGDEF domain-containing protein — translation MKKEFYKSVSFKLGILSFIILASLFISSFMFNSQIDKLKKQIDYIYFGNYIPVLKLHSIEENYNDLIKCMKTYKKCKRTPFFKSIKKDWDYYNNSYKDIEEKKVLRKIDKSVNNSFTYKTKISQYHKVVKEIEFLKEYEKKVASKKRKEFIKEYSSMKNYLFYNMIALITVSFIFISFIIYSIIKKDNQLKILTKKYAIESITDSMTKLYNRKYFDKIFDNMPFISNQNSWNTAFVMLDIDFFKQYNDTYGHDMGDMTLKAVASSLKSYFDKDYEYVFRLGGEEFGVILFDINEKILKECLKDVNENIQSLNIEHKNSKISNVVTISIGAVIYKPYSYVSCNKLYKIADECLYESKQNGRNQFTIYKEGN, via the coding sequence ATGAAAAAAGAGTTTTATAAAAGTGTTAGTTTTAAACTAGGTATTCTTAGTTTTATAATTTTAGCTTCATTATTTATTTCCAGTTTTATGTTTAATTCTCAGATTGATAAATTAAAAAAACAGATTGACTATATATATTTTGGAAATTATATACCTGTATTAAAACTTCATAGTATTGAAGAAAACTATAATGATTTAATTAAGTGTATGAAAACTTATAAAAAGTGTAAAAGAACTCCTTTTTTCAAATCAATAAAAAAAGATTGGGATTATTACAACAACTCTTATAAAGACATTGAAGAAAAAAAAGTTTTAAGAAAAATTGACAAGAGTGTTAATAATTCATTTACATATAAAACAAAAATTTCACAGTATCATAAAGTAGTAAAAGAGATTGAATTTCTAAAAGAATATGAAAAAAAAGTAGCCTCAAAAAAGAGAAAAGAGTTTATAAAAGAGTATTCTTCTATGAAGAATTACTTATTTTATAATATGATAGCTTTAATTACAGTCTCTTTTATTTTCATATCTTTTATTATTTATTCAATAATAAAAAAAGATAACCAACTTAAAATACTCACTAAAAAATATGCAATAGAATCAATAACTGATTCTATGACAAAACTTTATAATAGAAAGTATTTTGATAAAATTTTTGATAATATGCCTTTTATTTCAAATCAAAATTCTTGGAATACTGCATTTGTAATGTTAGATATTGATTTTTTCAAACAATACAATGATACATATGGACATGATATGGGAGATATGACACTAAAAGCTGTTGCTTCATCATTAAAATCATATTTTGATAAAGACTATGAATATGTTTTTAGATTAGGAGGAGAAGAATTTGGTGTTATTCTTTTTGATATTAATGAAAAAATATTAAAAGAGTGCCTTAAGGATGTAAATGAAAATATTCAATCATTAAATATTGAGCATAAAAATAGTAAAATATCAAACGTAGTAACTATTTCTATTGGAGCTGTAATTTATAAACCATATTCATATGTTTCTTGTAACAAACTTTATAAGATAGCAGATGAATGTTTATATGAATCTAAACAAAACGGAAGAAATCAGTTTACTATTTATAAAGAAGGAAACTAA
- a CDS encoding Ppx/GppA phosphatase family protein, which yields MNQVVAIDLGSNSFRVLVYDCLNHKILGEYNEVVGMADGLNQTNKISKEAQERVVTAIQRSSEKLAYNPKEAICVTTAAMRLAINSQEVLAFLKRQTGANFRIIDGKEEARLTLLAVQYALKREKIDSSKFILLDIGGGSTEIIINDEDNFISHSFNFGIVTLTQKYNNYEDLNEELSSHKKDIKSFLDENSINSKEYTFVATAGTPTTIAAIKLGQDFFHYDKEQVNGTKVRITDLFNCLELFKNSSVSTITKLVGKGRVEFIEVGVYIYKAIFEVLEKNESIVLDDGLREGVAINSCLFR from the coding sequence ATGAATCAAGTAGTAGCTATTGATTTAGGTTCTAACTCTTTTAGAGTTTTGGTTTATGATTGTTTAAATCATAAAATATTAGGTGAATATAACGAAGTTGTAGGTATGGCTGATGGCTTAAATCAGACTAATAAAATTTCTAAAGAAGCTCAAGAACGAGTTGTGACAGCAATACAAAGATCTTCTGAGAAATTAGCTTATAATCCTAAAGAAGCAATTTGTGTAACGACTGCCGCAATGAGATTAGCAATTAATTCTCAAGAGGTACTAGCTTTCCTTAAAAGGCAAACAGGTGCAAATTTTAGAATTATAGATGGAAAGGAAGAAGCAAGACTTACTCTTTTAGCTGTACAGTATGCACTAAAAAGAGAGAAAATAGATTCTTCTAAATTTATTTTACTTGACATAGGAGGAGGTTCAACTGAAATTATTATAAATGATGAAGATAATTTTATTTCTCATAGTTTTAATTTTGGAATTGTTACTCTTACTCAAAAGTATAATAATTATGAAGATTTAAATGAAGAACTAAGTTCTCATAAAAAAGATATAAAGAGTTTTTTAGATGAAAATAGTATAAATTCAAAAGAATATACTTTTGTTGCAACTGCAGGAACTCCTACAACTATAGCTGCAATAAAATTAGGACAAGACTTTTTTCATTATGATAAAGAACAAGTAAATGGAACAAAAGTTAGAATTACAGACTTATTTAATTGTTTAGAATTGTTTAAAAACTCTTCAGTTTCTACAATAACAAAACTTGTAGGGAAAGGTAGAGTTGAGTTTATAGAAGTTGGAGTGTACATATACAAGGCAATTTTTGAAGTCCTTGAAAAAAATGAATCAATTGTTTTAGATGATGGATTAAGAGAAGGGGTAGCTATTAACTCTTGTTTATTTAGATAA
- a CDS encoding CDP-alcohol phosphatidyltransferase family protein: MTFLFNRNSHFNLANLATFFNIAAGMLAIYYLTHNNFFAAALFAWLAGAFDIVDGKIARKYNLSTEFGIQLDSFADFLSFVIVPTMFIFFAVIDTKELMLFTPLVAFAFIYYVISGLRRLIQFNINAHEGEVEKYFIGVPTPLGAILLWLVYLVWLTGLINENIVLISMIIIGYSLNSKLKIRHP, translated from the coding sequence ATGACATTTTTATTTAATAGAAATAGCCACTTTAACTTAGCAAATTTGGCTACTTTTTTTAATATTGCAGCAGGAATGTTAGCAATATATTATTTAACACATAATAACTTTTTTGCTGCAGCACTTTTTGCGTGGCTTGCAGGGGCTTTTGACATTGTAGATGGTAAAATAGCGAGAAAATATAATTTATCAACAGAGTTTGGTATTCAGTTAGATTCTTTTGCTGACTTTTTATCATTTGTTATTGTTCCTACTATGTTCATATTTTTTGCAGTAATTGATACTAAAGAGTTAATGCTTTTTACTCCTTTAGTAGCATTTGCTTTTATTTATTATGTAATATCAGGATTAAGAAGACTTATTCAATTTAATATAAATGCCCATGAAGGGGAAGTTGAGAAATATTTTATTGGAGTTCCAACACCACTTGGTGCAATTCTTTTATGGCTTGTATATTTAGTATGGTTAACTGGGTTAATAAATGAAAATATTGTTTTAATCTCAATGATAATCATTGGTTACTCATTAAATTCAAAACTTAAAATCAGACATCCATAG
- the lpxD gene encoding UDP-3-O-(3-hydroxymyristoyl)glucosamine N-acyltransferase has protein sequence MILSDILKKIDISLNSNLRVSGLNTLLDASENEISFLENKKYIKDLSKTKAGAVLVKKEFEKNVPENTIAIVCEEPYLTLARLSKFFAPKVIETQGNDCIIGENTNIMSNVYLGKDSKIGKNCTIMSGSFIGDNVSIGDNTTIYSNVSVYRDCTIGSDCIIHAGTVIGSDGFGFAHTKTGKYIKIYQNGNVTVGNDVEIGANCSIDRAAFNSTIIGNGVRIDNLVHIAHNCVLKDGCILTGQVGLSGSTTLNEFVIMGGQSATAGHLEIAPFTTIAARGGVTKSITEPKKQWAGFPLFEHRQWLKLQSRIAKLLK, from the coding sequence TTGATTTTATCTGATATATTAAAAAAAATAGATATTAGCTTAAATTCTAATCTAAGAGTTTCAGGATTAAATACACTTTTAGATGCAAGTGAAAATGAAATTTCTTTTTTAGAAAATAAAAAATATATAAAAGATTTATCAAAAACTAAAGCAGGAGCTGTTTTAGTAAAAAAAGAATTTGAAAAAAATGTACCTGAAAATACAATTGCAATTGTTTGTGAAGAACCTTATTTAACTTTAGCAAGATTAAGTAAGTTCTTTGCTCCTAAGGTAATAGAAACTCAAGGAAATGATTGTATTATAGGTGAAAATACAAATATTATGTCAAACGTTTATCTTGGTAAAGACTCTAAAATTGGTAAAAACTGTACAATAATGTCTGGAAGTTTTATTGGAGATAATGTATCTATTGGAGATAATACTACTATTTATTCTAATGTATCAGTTTATAGAGATTGCACTATTGGTAGTGATTGTATAATTCATGCAGGAACTGTTATTGGAAGTGATGGTTTTGGATTTGCTCACACAAAAACTGGAAAATATATTAAGATTTACCAAAATGGTAATGTTACAGTTGGAAATGATGTTGAAATTGGAGCAAACTGTTCTATAGATAGAGCAGCGTTCAATTCGACAATTATTGGAAATGGTGTTAGAATTGACAATCTAGTTCATATTGCTCATAACTGTGTTTTAAAAGATGGTTGTATTTTAACAGGTCAAGTAGGACTTTCAGGTTCAACAACTTTAAATGAGTTTGTAATTATGGGTGGACAAAGTGCTACGGCAGGGCATCTTGAAATAGCACCTTTTACAACTATTGCTGCACGTGGTGGTGTAACTAAGTCTATTACTGAACCAAAAAAACAATGGGCAGGATTCCCATTATTTGAGCATAGACAATGGTTAAAACTACAAAGTAGAATTGCAAAATTATTAAAATGA
- the hpf gene encoding ribosome hibernation-promoting factor, HPF/YfiA family, producing the protein MNTSIVGRHIELTEPIKDYINSSIEIFKKYNLDIISVNAIIDQEEKNGRKAFTFEFTLNVAHLDTVVVKQKDKDLYSAIDIAVDRVSKVLRRHHDKITGHKATKLTEVVSQEIEDEVAVELEKFENEIIPVKMASYKPIDIEEALDSLKSSDDIFKVFYDKDDNLRVLYRTKDEGKFGLY; encoded by the coding sequence ATGAATACAAGTATTGTAGGAAGACACATAGAATTAACAGAGCCAATTAAAGATTATATTAATAGCTCAATCGAGATTTTTAAAAAATATAATTTAGATATTATATCTGTGAATGCAATTATTGATCAAGAAGAAAAAAATGGTAGAAAAGCTTTTACTTTTGAATTCACTTTAAATGTTGCACATTTAGACACTGTAGTTGTAAAACAAAAAGATAAAGATTTATATTCAGCTATTGATATAGCTGTTGATAGAGTATCAAAAGTTTTAAGAAGACACCATGATAAAATAACAGGGCACAAAGCTACAAAACTTACAGAAGTAGTTTCTCAAGAAATTGAAGATGAAGTTGCGGTAGAACTTGAAAAATTTGAGAATGAAATTATTCCAGTAAAAATGGCTTCTTATAAACCAATAGATATTGAAGAAGCACTTGATAGTTTAAAATCAAGTGATGATATCTTTAAAGTATTTTATGACAAAGATGATAACTTAAGAGTATTATACAGAACAAAAGATGAAGGTAAATTTGGATTATATTAA
- the ilvN gene encoding acetolactate synthase small subunit produces the protein MNNFNHYYDSETTRQVISVIVINEHNVLSRIVGLFSARGYNIDSLTVAPMTGTKYSRMTIVTTGSKRVIDQIVKQLNKLIPVLKVNEHQNVIEKETVLIKIPIEQPISDIEVIARAYNGHIQNVTDDAIVISATDAPSRIANFTNIMNKYKPLEVVKSGVVAMER, from the coding sequence ATGAATAACTTTAACCACTATTATGATTCTGAAACAACAAGACAGGTTATCTCTGTAATTGTTATTAATGAACACAATGTTTTATCTAGAATTGTAGGACTTTTTTCAGCAAGAGGATATAATATTGATTCGCTAACTGTAGCACCTATGACTGGAACAAAATATTCAAGAATGACAATTGTTACAACAGGTAGTAAAAGAGTAATTGATCAAATTGTTAAGCAATTAAATAAATTAATTCCTGTATTAAAAGTAAATGAACATCAAAATGTTATTGAAAAAGAAACAGTACTAATTAAAATACCAATTGAGCAACCAATTAGTGATATTGAAGTAATTGCAAGAGCATATAACGGACATATTCAAAATGTTACAGATGATGCAATAGTCATTTCAGCAACAGATGCCCCAAGTAGAATTGCAAATTTTACAAATATAATGAATAAATACAAACCACTAGAAGTAGTAAAAAGTGGTGTTGTAGCAATGGAAAGATAG
- a CDS encoding acetolactate synthase large subunit, whose protein sequence is MRITGAKMVTESLREEGVDVVFGYPGGAIMNVYDEIYKQSFFQHILTRHEQAAIHAAEGYAKSTGKVGVAIVTSGPGFTNAVTGLADAYMDSVPMVVISGQVPTTIIGTDGFQEIDAVGISRPCTKHNYLVNDIKDLPRIIKEAFHIAATGRPGPVHIDIPKDITAEVANFKYPKEVDIPTYKPTVNYNKRQLKKAMDAIAKSKKPLLYVGGGAILSNCAYEIRELAKITNIPVVETLMARGVMGDENELFVGMLGMHGEFAANMAAHDTDCIISLGARFDDRVTGRLDEFAKKAKVIHVDIDPTSIAKLVDTNFPIVGDLKVTVEGMLEAAKNMEFNDYSNWVSLLKDYREKEPLRYQDSDAVIKPQWAIERVGQTLGENAIISTDVGQHQMWAAQFYPFSYPRQWNTSGGLGTMGFGLPGAMGVARGNPDKVSINFTGDGSILMNIQELMTCVEYNLPVINIILNNNYLGMVRQWQTLFYENRLSETDLSAQPDFKKLIEAFGGNGYRVSTKKEFDEALKDAIEKKQPAMIDVIIARDEIVLPMVPNGHALNEMTLLGDRNE, encoded by the coding sequence ATGAGAATAACTGGCGCAAAAATGGTTACAGAATCATTAAGAGAGGAAGGGGTAGATGTAGTATTTGGTTACCCTGGTGGCGCTATTATGAATGTCTACGATGAAATTTATAAACAGAGTTTTTTTCAACATATATTAACTAGACACGAACAAGCAGCTATTCATGCTGCAGAAGGTTATGCTAAATCTACTGGTAAAGTAGGTGTTGCTATTGTAACAAGTGGACCTGGTTTCACAAATGCAGTAACAGGACTAGCAGATGCATATATGGATTCAGTTCCTATGGTTGTTATTTCAGGACAAGTTCCTACAACAATTATTGGTACAGATGGATTTCAAGAGATTGATGCAGTTGGTATTAGTAGACCATGTACAAAACATAACTATCTAGTAAATGATATTAAAGATTTACCAAGAATTATAAAAGAGGCATTTCATATAGCAGCAACAGGAAGACCAGGTCCTGTACATATTGATATTCCTAAAGATATTACAGCTGAAGTAGCAAACTTTAAATATCCTAAAGAAGTAGATATTCCTACATATAAGCCTACAGTCAATTATAATAAAAGACAATTAAAAAAAGCAATGGATGCTATTGCAAAATCTAAAAAACCCTTACTTTATGTAGGTGGAGGAGCAATTTTATCAAATTGTGCTTATGAAATTAGAGAACTTGCAAAAATAACTAATATTCCTGTGGTTGAAACACTTATGGCTAGAGGTGTTATGGGGGATGAAAATGAGTTATTTGTTGGAATGTTAGGTATGCACGGAGAATTTGCAGCGAATATGGCTGCACATGATACAGATTGTATTATCTCTTTAGGTGCGAGATTTGATGATAGAGTAACAGGAAGACTTGACGAATTTGCTAAGAAAGCAAAAGTAATTCATGTAGATATTGATCCAACTTCAATTGCAAAACTTGTAGATACAAACTTTCCTATTGTTGGTGATTTAAAAGTTACAGTTGAAGGTATGTTAGAAGCGGCTAAAAATATGGAGTTTAATGATTATTCTAATTGGGTTTCTTTATTAAAAGATTATAGAGAAAAAGAGCCTTTAAGATATCAAGACTCAGATGCTGTTATTAAACCACAGTGGGCAATTGAAAGAGTAGGGCAAACTTTAGGAGAAAATGCGATTATTTCTACAGATGTTGGACAGCACCAAATGTGGGCAGCACAATTTTATCCTTTTTCATATCCAAGACAATGGAATACTTCAGGTGGTTTAGGAACTATGGGATTTGGACTTCCTGGAGCAATGGGTGTTGCAAGAGGTAATCCTGATAAAGTATCTATTAATTTTACGGGTGATGGTTCAATTTTAATGAATATTCAAGAATTAATGACTTGCGTTGAGTATAATTTACCAGTAATTAATATTATTCTTAATAATAACTATCTAGGAATGGTAAGACAGTGGCAAACATTATTCTATGAAAATAGATTATCTGAAACAGATTTAAGTGCACAACCAGATTTCAAAAAACTTATAGAAGCATTTGGAGGAAATGGTTATAGAGTTTCAACAAAAAAAGAGTTTGATGAAGCTTTAAAAGATGCAATAGAGAAAAAACAACCTGCAATGATTGATGTAATTATTGCAAGAGATGAAATTGTACTACCAATGGTTCCAAATGGGCATGCATTAAATGAAATGACTTTATTAGGAGATAGGAATGAATAA
- a CDS encoding DNA translocase FtsK: MLKKIFSLIILFLIVYLEYATFISDKNSVGQIGSIFASFSHTNFGYLSYGYLFLFLYPLYILNFKNDFDWTEFSVKLVSIILLLLTLLTFQSLIVEVKLSGQIGNFIVDSMSPLIGQAGLWIFILIGFIISFLILLEDMNFNFNIQKITPSFNFKKVDTSNKPKRILSRKKQKRELKSSKQKKNEENLNKNEEEISEIIIEDSAEEIANIRVDDLNIISLDQNEVDNIEGENITTTSKDKKENTIEEAKLVDDSTSHGIIVDELEENKKLLEGIELGKTEKPKDFELPPTKFFQAAPKDKKSRISEAVIDQKIEDLLEKLLMFKIEGDVVRTYTGPVVTTFEFKPAPNVKVSKILNLQDDLAMALKAQTIRIQAPIPGKDVVGIEVPNEDMQVIYIRELLESEIFQNSKSPLTMVLGKDIVGKPFITDLKKLPHLLIAGTTGSGKSVGINSMILSLLYKNSPDNLRLVMIDPKMLEFSMYNDIPHLLTPVITKPTDAINALSNMVAEMERRYTLMSKTKTKNIENYNEKAKKEGYDKIPYIVVVIDELADLMMTSGKDVEHSIARLAQMARASGIHLIVATQRPSVDVVTGLIKANLPSRLSYKVGQKVDSKIILDSLGAESLLGRGDMLFTPPGTSNIVRIHAPWSKEDEIEAVVDFLKYQREVEYDMNFVKDRNTSDIAGATGVELGELDELYEDAKLVVLNDKKTSISYIQRKLRIGYNRAATIVEQLEQTGVLSEANAKGNREILI; this comes from the coding sequence ATTTTAAAAAAAATTTTTTCATTAATTATACTTTTTTTAATTGTATATCTTGAATATGCAACTTTTATATCAGATAAAAATAGTGTAGGGCAAATAGGCTCTATTTTTGCAAGTTTTTCTCATACTAATTTTGGTTACTTATCATATGGCTATTTATTTTTATTTTTATATCCCTTATATATCTTAAACTTTAAAAATGATTTTGATTGGACTGAGTTTTCAGTAAAACTAGTTTCAATTATTTTACTTCTTTTAACTTTACTAACCTTTCAATCTTTAATTGTTGAAGTTAAATTAAGTGGACAAATTGGAAACTTTATAGTTGATTCTATGAGTCCATTAATTGGGCAAGCAGGACTTTGGATATTTATATTAATTGGTTTTATTATCTCATTCTTAATTTTATTAGAAGATATGAACTTTAATTTTAATATACAAAAAATTACACCAAGTTTTAACTTTAAAAAAGTTGATACATCAAATAAACCTAAAAGAATATTAAGTAGAAAAAAACAGAAGAGAGAATTAAAAAGTTCTAAACAAAAAAAGAATGAAGAGAACTTAAATAAAAATGAAGAAGAAATCTCTGAAATTATTATTGAAGATAGTGCTGAAGAAATAGCTAATATAAGAGTAGATGATTTAAATATAATTTCTTTAGACCAAAATGAAGTTGATAATATAGAAGGTGAAAATATTACAACAACTTCAAAAGATAAAAAAGAAAATACTATAGAAGAGGCAAAACTTGTAGATGATTCAACATCACATGGAATTATTGTAGATGAACTTGAAGAAAATAAAAAATTGTTAGAGGGTATTGAATTAGGTAAAACAGAAAAACCAAAAGATTTTGAACTTCCTCCAACAAAGTTTTTTCAAGCAGCACCAAAAGATAAAAAATCAAGAATTTCAGAAGCAGTTATTGATCAAAAGATTGAAGATTTATTAGAAAAACTTTTAATGTTTAAAATTGAAGGTGATGTAGTTAGAACATATACAGGCCCTGTTGTAACAACTTTTGAATTTAAGCCAGCACCTAATGTAAAAGTTTCTAAAATATTAAATCTTCAAGATGATTTAGCAATGGCTTTAAAAGCTCAAACAATTAGAATACAAGCTCCTATTCCAGGTAAAGATGTAGTAGGAATAGAAGTTCCTAATGAAGATATGCAAGTTATTTATATTAGAGAACTTCTAGAAAGTGAAATTTTTCAAAATTCTAAATCACCATTAACAATGGTTTTAGGTAAAGATATAGTTGGAAAACCATTTATTACGGATCTTAAGAAATTACCACATTTACTTATAGCAGGAACTACTGGTTCTGGTAAATCTGTTGGTATCAATTCTATGATTTTATCATTACTTTATAAGAACTCACCAGATAACCTTCGGTTAGTTATGATTGATCCTAAAATGCTTGAGTTTTCAATGTATAATGATATTCCTCATCTTTTAACTCCTGTTATTACAAAGCCAACTGATGCAATCAATGCTTTATCTAATATGGTTGCAGAAATGGAAAGAAGATATACTTTAATGTCTAAAACAAAGACAAAAAATATAGAGAACTATAATGAAAAAGCAAAAAAAGAAGGCTATGATAAAATTCCTTATATTGTTGTAGTTATCGATGAGTTAGCAGATTTAATGATGACAAGTGGGAAAGATGTTGAGCACTCTATTGCAAGACTTGCTCAAATGGCAAGGGCAAGTGGTATACACTTGATCGTAGCAACACAAAGACCTTCTGTTGATGTTGTAACAGGTCTTATCAAAGCAAATCTTCCAAGTAGACTATCATATAAAGTAGGTCAAAAAGTTGATTCAAAAATCATCTTGGACTCTTTAGGTGCAGAGTCATTGCTAGGTAGAGGAGATATGCTATTTACACCTCCAGGAACTTCAAATATTGTAAGAATTCATGCTCCTTGGTCAAAAGAAGATGAAATTGAAGCAGTAGTTGACTTCTTAAAATATCAAAGAGAAGTAGAGTATGATATGAATTTTGTAAAAGATAGAAATACTTCTGATATTGCTGGTGCAACAGGTGTTGAACTTGGAGAATTAGATGAACTTTATGAAGATGCTAAATTAGTTGTTTTAAATGATAAAAAAACATCTATTTCATATATTCAAAGAAAACTTAGAATTGGTTATAACAGAGCAGCTACAATCGTCGAGCAATTAGAGCAAACAGGTGTTTTAAGTGAAGCAAATGCAAAAGGTAACAGAGAAATTCTAATTTAA